In Thauera sp. JM12B12, one DNA window encodes the following:
- a CDS encoding enoyl-CoA hydratase/isomerase family protein produces the protein MTEDLRYLKFRTEDKVGIITLNRPEKLNALSWELVEELAALLRRLRYDDEVRCILLHGAGRSFCAGGDVDWISGESDRPMPGTSDPSRPIPRSQRMTPGGPFMDVTRQMVAVDKPIVAAIHGHAVGAGLAYAIVCDRRFGDTTTKMSAIFTNVGVAPDCGLSWFLPRVVGLPTALMMVETGKVFRAEDCKVLGLIDELVPEGQSFEAAFEYARTLASRATVAVSMARRMVLMGQTATLEQILDYEGIAGVIVASSLDAREGTQSFLERRKPAYRGI, from the coding sequence ATGACCGAAGATCTGCGCTACCTGAAGTTCCGCACCGAGGACAAGGTCGGAATCATCACCCTCAACCGCCCGGAAAAGCTCAACGCACTGAGCTGGGAACTGGTCGAGGAACTCGCTGCCCTGCTGCGGCGCCTGCGCTACGACGACGAGGTGCGCTGCATCCTACTGCACGGCGCCGGACGCTCGTTCTGCGCCGGCGGCGACGTGGACTGGATCTCCGGCGAGAGCGACCGCCCGATGCCGGGCACCTCCGATCCTTCGCGCCCGATTCCGCGCTCCCAGCGCATGACCCCGGGCGGCCCCTTCATGGACGTGACCCGGCAGATGGTGGCGGTCGACAAGCCGATCGTGGCGGCGATCCATGGCCACGCGGTCGGCGCCGGCCTCGCCTACGCGATCGTCTGCGACCGCCGCTTCGGGGACACCACCACCAAGATGTCGGCGATCTTCACCAACGTCGGTGTCGCCCCCGACTGCGGCCTGTCCTGGTTCCTGCCGCGCGTGGTCGGGCTGCCGACCGCGCTGATGATGGTCGAGACCGGCAAGGTGTTCAGAGCCGAGGACTGCAAGGTGCTCGGACTGATCGATGAGCTCGTGCCCGAGGGCCAGAGCTTCGAGGCCGCCTTCGAATACGCACGCACGCTCGCCAGCCGCGCCACCGTCGCCGTTTCCATGGCCCGACGTATGGTGCTGATGGGTCAGACCGCGACCCTCGAGCAGATCCTCGACTACGAGGGCATCGCCGGCGTCATCGTGGCCTCGAGCCTCGACGCCCGCGAGGGCACGCAATCCTTTCTCGAGCGCCGCAAGCCGGCGTATCGCGGCATCTGA
- a CDS encoding nuclear transport factor 2 family protein — protein MIHPSLKACLALLACCGLLGAPAASAAAEDPAATATALVALQAQVRELQDIEAIKRLKHAYFRAIDSADVALLKTLVTPDVEVRFIGGDYDWSLKGREEYIEAVGRNFNSEVIAQHNGHHPEITIESETEAGGIWYLHDNFYNLRARLFTTGSAFYHDRYRKVDGRWQIASTRYVRHYEIVTPMKALPNITVNYLAKHGRVVDRDCHKDALCRDAQ, from the coding sequence ATGATCCACCCTTCCCTCAAGGCCTGCCTGGCGCTGCTCGCCTGCTGCGGCCTGCTCGGCGCTCCCGCCGCCTCCGCTGCGGCCGAGGATCCCGCCGCCACCGCGACGGCCCTCGTCGCGCTGCAGGCGCAGGTCCGCGAGTTGCAGGACATCGAGGCCATCAAGCGCCTCAAGCACGCCTACTTCCGGGCGATCGACAGCGCGGACGTGGCGCTGCTGAAGACCCTCGTCACACCCGACGTGGAGGTCCGCTTCATCGGCGGCGACTACGACTGGAGCCTCAAGGGGCGCGAGGAATACATCGAGGCCGTCGGGCGCAACTTCAACTCCGAGGTCATCGCCCAGCACAACGGCCACCACCCCGAGATCACGATCGAGAGCGAGACCGAGGCCGGGGGCATCTGGTACCTGCACGACAACTTCTACAACCTGCGCGCGCGGCTGTTCACCACTGGCAGCGCCTTCTACCACGACCGCTACCGCAAGGTGGATGGGCGCTGGCAGATCGCCAGCACGCGCTACGTGCGCCACTACGAGATCGTCACCCCGATGAAGGCGCTGCCGAACATCACGGTGAACTACCTGGCCAAGCACGGTCGCGTCGTGGACAGGGACTGCCACAAGGACGCGCTGTGCCGTGACGCCCAGTAG
- a CDS encoding xanthine dehydrogenase family protein subunit M: MKPAPFDYHAPATLDEAVGLLARLDDEGCDMKIIAGGQSLMPMLALRVARPEALVDLRRLREIDYIRRTDDGALLIGAMATKQAAANSPLVKGTQPLFQAATELVGHRQIRNRGSVGGSFAHADPASEYPAVALVLDTEFDVIGPDGPRRIPAADFFVTYMTTALEPTEILTAVRFAPFPSGRRWAIQEFARRNGDLALAGVAVTLDVEDGLCHDVRIAAFGVEATAVRLTAAEQMLEGRPAQRIAFEDAGKAAATTLDDPMSCIHASSDYRRHLVGVLTARALGEAAAREH, from the coding sequence ATGAAACCGGCACCCTTCGACTACCATGCTCCCGCCACCCTTGACGAGGCGGTCGGGCTGCTCGCCCGCCTCGACGACGAGGGTTGCGACATGAAGATCATCGCCGGCGGGCAGAGCCTGATGCCGATGCTGGCGCTACGGGTGGCGCGGCCCGAGGCGCTGGTCGATCTGCGCCGACTGCGCGAAATCGACTACATCCGCAGGACGGACGACGGCGCCCTGCTGATCGGGGCGATGGCGACCAAGCAGGCCGCGGCCAACTCGCCTCTAGTCAAGGGCACTCAGCCCCTGTTCCAGGCGGCCACGGAGCTGGTCGGCCACCGCCAGATCCGCAACCGCGGCTCCGTCGGCGGCTCCTTCGCCCACGCCGACCCAGCCTCGGAGTACCCCGCCGTGGCGCTGGTGCTCGACACCGAGTTCGACGTGATCGGACCCGACGGTCCGCGCAGGATCCCGGCGGCGGACTTCTTCGTCACCTATATGACCACTGCGCTTGAACCCACCGAGATCCTCACCGCGGTGCGCTTCGCGCCGTTCCCGTCCGGACGCCGCTGGGCGATCCAGGAGTTCGCGCGGCGCAACGGCGACCTCGCGCTCGCCGGCGTGGCGGTCACCCTCGATGTCGAGGACGGCCTGTGCCACGACGTGCGCATCGCCGCCTTCGGCGTCGAGGCGACCGCGGTCCGCCTGACTGCGGCCGAGCAGATGCTCGAAGGCCGCCCCGCGCAGCGCATCGCCTTCGAGGACGCGGGCAAGGCCGCCGCTACGACGCTCGACGATCCGATGAGCTGCATCCATGCCTCATCCGACTACCGCCGCCATCTGGTCGGCGTCCTCACCGCACGCGCGCTCGGCGAAGCCGCCGCACGCGAGCACTGA
- a CDS encoding (2Fe-2S)-binding protein, which translates to MASNQRIEVRVNDITYVREVEPRLTLADFLRHELHLGGTHVGCEHGICGACTVLIDGHSARACLTLAVQADGSEVTTVESLRDRDSGALHPIQQAFVDGHGLQCGFCTPGFMMTTLELLREVPDPSDEQIKEALGGNLCRCTGYQSILESVKLAARRMNSNAPA; encoded by the coding sequence ATGGCGAGCAATCAGCGCATCGAAGTCCGGGTTAACGACATCACATACGTCCGTGAGGTGGAGCCCCGCCTGACGCTCGCCGATTTCCTCCGCCACGAGCTCCACCTCGGCGGCACCCATGTCGGCTGCGAGCACGGCATCTGCGGCGCGTGCACGGTCCTGATCGACGGGCACAGCGCACGCGCCTGCCTCACGCTGGCGGTACAGGCCGACGGCAGCGAGGTGACCACGGTCGAAAGCCTGCGCGACCGCGACAGCGGCGCCCTTCACCCGATCCAGCAGGCCTTCGTGGATGGTCACGGATTGCAGTGCGGCTTCTGCACGCCCGGTTTCATGATGACCACGCTCGAGCTGCTGCGTGAGGTCCCGGATCCGAGCGACGAGCAGATCAAGGAAGCCCTCGGCGGCAACCTCTGCCGCTGCACCGGCTATCAGTCGATCCTCGAGTCGGTGAAGCTCGCCGCCCGGCGCATGAACTCGAACGCCCCTGCCTGA
- a CDS encoding xanthine dehydrogenase family protein molybdopterin-binding subunit, protein MAIEIPTLPDQLPNDAPRYVGKAVNRVEDPALVSGTVQFIDNLSLPGMLHCAILRSPHPHARILSVRVDAARAAEGVAAVLTGADVRRWTNPCFTAPEGWGNYCMAVDKVRFVGEPVVAIAASSRYLAEDALELVEIEYEPLTPVANPEQAMAPGAPLVFEDHGTNVMLSRTYTWGDLDRVFAEADRVVSRRFRWNRVGANPTETFGCICQWDLADNSLTCHGAYQTPRFMAIGRAASLNLPANRIRIVTHPQGGGFGGKGGPRGTDIAALLSRKAQGRPVKYIEDRMEYLLAGGGQSWDRYYDAALAVKADGTVTGFRVRLVDDQGAGAEGYGTISAAKPLAAFTGNYRIEAAGYDLTLVATNRAPTYPYRGYGPPPHNLVLESLMDCTARELGIDPAELRRRNYIRPEQFPYTVPSGNEYDSGDYEAVLDRVLDLADYKALRERQAAARAEGRLVGIGVVNTVEPGVFDWNAYATVGVPGVGVPEGVKVAVDLFGNVTVAVGFSLQGQGQFTVAAQVAADYFGIDIAQVRIANTPSDVALPHFGQGGSRLGVAVTGAVLGACEKLRATLCRVAAHVMQAPAEAVTLRNGRLHRIDAPEHSMSLAEIAGLMLSRTDLLPAGVEPCPEATYVWASPNRNAPDDQGRCRSYLTAANATHIALIEIDRDTGRTHILDYTIVDDCGTRLNPANVEGQLQGGVAQGIGAALYEEYVYDADCQPLVSTFVDYLIPTIHEVPMTRKDHLVTPSPVAPLGAKGCGEGAIHTTPATILCAINDALAPLGKELLETPASPHRLWKLLRDEARRI, encoded by the coding sequence ATGGCAATCGAAATTCCCACCCTGCCGGACCAGCTGCCGAACGATGCCCCGCGCTATGTCGGCAAAGCCGTCAATCGCGTCGAGGATCCCGCTCTGGTGTCGGGCACCGTCCAGTTCATCGACAACCTCTCCCTGCCCGGCATGCTGCACTGCGCGATCCTGCGCAGCCCGCATCCCCATGCCCGCATCCTGTCGGTCAGGGTGGACGCCGCGCGTGCCGCCGAAGGCGTCGCCGCGGTGCTCACCGGCGCGGACGTGCGGCGCTGGACCAATCCCTGCTTCACCGCCCCGGAAGGCTGGGGCAACTACTGCATGGCGGTGGACAAGGTACGTTTCGTCGGCGAGCCGGTCGTGGCGATCGCGGCGAGCAGCCGCTACCTGGCCGAGGACGCGCTCGAGCTGGTGGAAATCGAATACGAGCCGCTGACGCCGGTCGCCAACCCCGAGCAGGCGATGGCGCCCGGCGCGCCGCTGGTCTTCGAGGATCACGGCACCAACGTCATGTTGAGCCGGACCTACACCTGGGGCGATCTCGATCGCGTGTTCGCCGAGGCCGACCGCGTGGTGAGCCGGCGCTTCCGCTGGAACCGCGTGGGCGCGAACCCCACCGAGACCTTCGGCTGCATCTGCCAGTGGGATCTCGCCGACAACAGCCTCACCTGCCACGGCGCCTACCAGACCCCCCGCTTCATGGCCATCGGCCGCGCCGCATCGCTGAACCTGCCGGCCAACCGCATCCGCATCGTCACCCACCCGCAGGGCGGCGGCTTCGGCGGCAAGGGCGGACCGCGCGGCACCGACATTGCCGCCCTGCTCTCGCGCAAGGCGCAGGGACGGCCGGTCAAGTACATCGAGGACCGCATGGAATACCTGCTCGCCGGCGGCGGGCAGTCCTGGGACCGCTACTACGACGCCGCGCTCGCGGTGAAGGCCGACGGCACGGTGACCGGCTTCCGCGTGCGCCTGGTGGACGACCAGGGCGCCGGCGCCGAGGGCTACGGCACGATCTCCGCGGCGAAACCCCTGGCGGCCTTCACCGGCAACTACCGCATCGAGGCGGCCGGCTACGACCTGACGCTGGTGGCAACCAACCGCGCACCGACCTACCCTTACCGCGGCTACGGGCCGCCGCCGCACAACCTGGTGCTCGAGTCGCTGATGGACTGCACCGCGCGCGAGCTGGGCATCGACCCGGCCGAGCTGCGCCGGCGCAACTACATCCGGCCGGAACAGTTTCCGTACACCGTGCCCAGCGGCAACGAATACGACAGCGGCGACTACGAGGCGGTGCTGGATCGCGTCCTCGATCTGGCCGACTACAAGGCCCTGCGTGAGCGCCAGGCCGCAGCCCGCGCCGAGGGCAGGCTGGTCGGTATCGGCGTGGTCAATACCGTCGAGCCCGGCGTGTTCGACTGGAACGCCTATGCCACCGTCGGCGTCCCCGGCGTCGGCGTGCCCGAAGGCGTGAAGGTCGCGGTCGATCTGTTCGGCAACGTGACCGTGGCCGTGGGCTTCAGCCTCCAGGGACAGGGACAGTTCACCGTCGCCGCGCAGGTCGCCGCCGACTACTTCGGCATCGACATCGCGCAGGTCCGCATCGCGAATACGCCCTCGGACGTGGCCCTGCCCCACTTCGGCCAGGGCGGCAGTCGCCTGGGCGTTGCCGTCACCGGCGCGGTCCTGGGCGCCTGCGAAAAGCTGCGGGCGACCCTGTGCAGGGTGGCCGCGCACGTGATGCAGGCGCCCGCCGAGGCCGTGACCCTGCGCAACGGCCGCCTGCACCGCATCGACGCGCCCGAACATTCGATGTCGCTGGCCGAGATCGCCGGCCTGATGCTGTCGCGCACCGACCTGCTGCCGGCAGGCGTCGAGCCCTGCCCGGAAGCGACCTACGTATGGGCCTCGCCCAACCGCAACGCGCCGGACGACCAGGGCCGCTGCCGCAGCTACCTCACCGCGGCCAACGCCACGCACATCGCGCTCATCGAGATCGACCGCGACACCGGCCGCACCCACATCCTCGACTACACCATCGTCGACGACTGCGGCACCCGCCTCAACCCGGCCAACGTCGAGGGCCAGCTGCAGGGCGGCGTCGCCCAGGGCATCGGCGCGGCCTTGTACGAGGAGTATGTGTACGACGCCGACTGCCAGCCGCTGGTGAGCACCTTCGTCGACTACCTGATCCCGACCATCCATGAAGTCCCGATGACGCGCAAGGATCACCTGGTCACACCCTCACCGGTCGCACCGCTGGGCGCGAAGGGCTGTGGCGAGGGCGCGATCCACACCACGCCGGCGACCATCCTGTGCGCCATCAACGACGCCCTCGCGCCGCTGGGCAAGGAACTGCTCGAGACACCGGCCTCGCCCCACCGCCTGTGGAAGCTGCTGCGTGACGAGGCCCGCCGCATTTGA
- a CDS encoding CoA transferase — MSKPDLSAGPLAGLRVLDLSTMLAGPYGATLLGDLGADVIKVESPYGDESRHLGPKRGEERGPYLSLNRSKRDIVLDLQQPDAQAVFARLAASADILVTNIREPALSKLGLDYEQVRRHRPDIIWIRVTAFGADGPYAGRPGIDFLAQGYTGVLTLNGAPEGEPVRTGFPAVDVMTSLLVSNAALAALRARELTGAGQRIEVSLLDALMHAQASSIGTYLATGDRPQRTGNRSLYFAPSGVYPTRDGKHVVITTPGEKFFAKVCRALGTDWDTDPRFHDIDARLANQDELDRVMAVHTRRFDREELVVRLIAADVLTAPINEVEDVIKDPQILHNRMIVPVEHPELGRIDVTGIPLHFYGTPVEVRKHPPMQGEHTRELLAELGYAQGEIDTLITSGLAADHLELRRQRSERRTRRAAERAPAS; from the coding sequence GTGAGCAAGCCCGATCTTTCCGCCGGCCCGCTGGCCGGCCTGCGCGTACTCGACCTCTCCACCATGCTGGCAGGGCCGTATGGCGCGACCCTGCTCGGCGATCTCGGTGCGGACGTGATCAAGGTCGAATCCCCCTATGGCGACGAAAGCCGCCACCTCGGCCCCAAGCGCGGCGAGGAGCGCGGCCCCTACCTGAGCCTGAACCGCAGCAAGCGCGACATCGTGCTCGACCTTCAGCAGCCCGATGCCCAGGCCGTGTTCGCCCGCCTGGCCGCAAGCGCCGACATCCTGGTCACCAACATTCGCGAACCGGCGCTGAGCAAGCTCGGCCTTGACTACGAGCAGGTGCGCAGGCACCGGCCCGACATCATCTGGATCCGCGTCACCGCCTTCGGCGCCGACGGACCGTATGCCGGCCGCCCGGGCATCGACTTCCTCGCCCAGGGCTATACCGGCGTACTGACCCTGAACGGCGCGCCCGAGGGCGAGCCGGTGCGCACCGGCTTCCCCGCGGTCGACGTGATGACCTCCTTGCTGGTGAGCAACGCCGCACTCGCCGCCTTGCGCGCGCGCGAACTCACCGGCGCGGGGCAGCGCATCGAGGTCTCGCTGCTCGACGCCCTGATGCACGCGCAGGCGAGCTCGATCGGCACCTACCTGGCGACCGGCGACCGTCCGCAGCGCACCGGCAACCGCAGCCTCTACTTCGCGCCCTCCGGCGTGTATCCGACGCGCGACGGCAAGCACGTCGTGATCACCACGCCGGGCGAGAAATTCTTCGCCAAGGTGTGCCGCGCATTGGGCACCGACTGGGACACCGATCCGCGCTTCCATGACATCGACGCACGGCTTGCCAACCAGGACGAGCTCGATCGCGTGATGGCCGTGCACACACGCCGTTTCGATCGCGAGGAGCTGGTCGTCCGGCTGATCGCGGCCGATGTGCTCACCGCCCCGATCAATGAGGTCGAGGATGTGATCAAGGACCCGCAGATCCTGCACAACCGCATGATCGTGCCGGTCGAGCACCCCGAACTCGGTCGCATCGACGTCACCGGCATCCCGCTGCACTTCTACGGCACCCCCGTCGAGGTGCGCAAGCACCCGCCCATGCAGGGCGAGCATACGCGCGAGCTGCTCGCCGAACTGGGCTACGCGCAAGGCGAGATCGACACCCTGATCACCTCCGGTCTCGCAGCCGACCACCTGGAACTGCGCCGCCAGCGCTCTGAACGCCGCACCCGCCGCGCCGCAGAGCGCGCGCCGGCCAGCTGA
- a CDS encoding MFS transporter, producing the protein MTHLVDFMLFMPLAPQLLRALGLPLAALGEFVFAYTASAGIAGLALGATIHRFSRRKLLLIVYAGFAASLLLTVLAGSFAWLIAARVLAGACGGVLSSLVQATVADFVPLERRAAALGTVMTGHALASVIGVPLGLAVASAFDWRAAFALLLILVGPLMLGIRRHIPCVDRAQEHGVTAGGARMPGLRELAALAPAFVLTFAISGSAYALGAYFAPYWVGNVGVSEGQLPLVFLASGALSLQTSPRIGRLADRHGRFRVFLWAVLASVITIALASRSESLPLWLAVVLGAAFFITVYGRWIPTLALLSEWPPASLRGGFMMLNGVVTQLSMGAGALFAGWMIVFDDSGRLSGFARVGEIAILISLLSIGVAWGLSRRISARR; encoded by the coding sequence ATGACCCACCTGGTGGACTTCATGCTCTTCATGCCGCTCGCGCCGCAGCTCTTGCGTGCGCTCGGCCTACCGCTCGCTGCCCTCGGCGAGTTCGTCTTTGCCTACACCGCAAGCGCCGGCATCGCTGGGCTTGCGCTGGGCGCGACGATCCATCGCTTCTCGCGGCGCAAGCTCCTGCTCATCGTCTATGCCGGATTCGCGGCCTCGCTGCTGCTGACCGTGCTGGCGGGCAGCTTCGCCTGGCTGATTGCAGCGCGCGTGCTGGCTGGCGCCTGCGGGGGCGTGCTGTCCTCTCTGGTGCAGGCGACCGTGGCGGATTTCGTGCCGCTCGAGCGCCGTGCAGCCGCGCTCGGCACCGTGATGACCGGTCATGCGTTGGCTTCGGTCATCGGGGTGCCGCTCGGGCTCGCGGTTGCCTCGGCGTTCGACTGGCGGGCGGCCTTCGCGCTCCTGCTGATCCTGGTGGGGCCGCTGATGCTCGGCATCCGCCGCCACATCCCCTGCGTGGACAGGGCGCAGGAGCATGGCGTGACCGCCGGCGGCGCCCGGATGCCCGGCCTGCGCGAGCTTGCCGCCCTCGCGCCCGCATTCGTGCTGACCTTCGCGATTAGCGGATCGGCCTACGCGCTGGGGGCCTACTTCGCCCCCTACTGGGTGGGGAACGTGGGCGTCAGCGAAGGCCAGTTACCGCTCGTCTTCCTCGCCTCGGGGGCGCTCAGCCTCCAGACGTCGCCCCGCATCGGTCGGCTGGCCGATCGGCATGGCCGGTTTCGCGTGTTTCTCTGGGCCGTGCTCGCCTCGGTGATCACGATCGCGCTGGCGAGCCGCAGCGAGTCCCTGCCGCTCTGGCTGGCGGTGGTGCTCGGCGCGGCCTTCTTCATCACCGTGTATGGGCGCTGGATCCCCACCCTCGCACTGCTTTCGGAGTGGCCACCCGCCAGCCTGCGCGGCGGCTTCATGATGCTCAACGGCGTCGTCACCCAACTGAGCATGGGCGCGGGCGCGCTGTTCGCGGGGTGGATGATCGTCTTCGACGACAGCGGCCGCCTCAGCGGCTTCGCGCGCGTCGGGGAGATCGCCATCCTCATCTCCCTGCTCTCGATCGGAGTGGCGTGGGGCCTGAGCCGGCGCATCAGCGCGCGGCGCTGA
- a CDS encoding amidohydrolase family protein, producing MADKDYFVAMTEFHFMNLQTMSEIGYYPGMQHFHDSVNGVLRAWAGRDLDSEWPSPIASELIKYMDQANIDVAFCLREPMMDITGGTVSMSTNGFMLQQIAPYPGRMYLEANCGPVVKRGLKHAIWELEYLVKERDARLCKVYAPEDEAALNDRRMWPFYEKAQELGVPLTIHTGMSYVCPQPSNHCAVGQLDDIMLDFPELKVIAYHAGWPDTEELIGLCGKHKNLYMSISGIIGWYQRAPYRGYHAIGTALQWMNSEKIVLGFDLPFDDLQRVTDYIRYFDMPQELQEKWGYAQLTEEDKANILGLNLARLTGIEPTKRAPKVA from the coding sequence ATGGCTGACAAGGACTATTTCGTCGCGATGACCGAGTTCCACTTCATGAACCTGCAGACCATGAGTGAAATCGGCTACTACCCCGGCATGCAGCATTTTCATGACAGCGTCAATGGCGTGCTGCGTGCATGGGCCGGGCGCGACCTCGACAGCGAGTGGCCGTCGCCGATCGCGAGCGAGCTGATCAAGTACATGGACCAGGCCAACATCGACGTGGCGTTCTGCCTGCGCGAGCCGATGATGGACATCACCGGCGGCACCGTGTCGATGTCGACCAACGGCTTCATGCTGCAGCAGATCGCGCCCTATCCCGGCCGCATGTACCTCGAGGCCAACTGCGGCCCGGTGGTCAAGCGCGGTCTGAAGCACGCGATCTGGGAGCTGGAATACCTGGTCAAGGAGCGCGACGCCCGCCTGTGCAAGGTCTATGCGCCCGAGGACGAGGCCGCGCTCAACGACCGCCGCATGTGGCCGTTCTACGAGAAGGCGCAGGAGTTGGGGGTGCCGCTCACCATCCACACCGGCATGAGCTACGTCTGCCCGCAGCCGAGCAACCACTGCGCGGTCGGCCAGCTCGACGACATCATGCTCGACTTCCCCGAGCTGAAGGTGATCGCCTATCACGCCGGCTGGCCCGACACCGAGGAGCTGATCGGTCTGTGCGGCAAGCACAAGAACCTCTACATGAGCATCTCCGGCATCATCGGCTGGTACCAGCGCGCACCCTACCGCGGCTATCACGCGATCGGCACCGCGCTGCAGTGGATGAACTCCGAGAAGATCGTGCTCGGCTTCGACCTGCCCTTCGACGACCTGCAGCGCGTCACCGACTACATCCGCTACTTCGACATGCCGCAGGAGCTGCAGGAGAAGTGGGGCTACGCTCAGCTCACCGAGGAGGACAAGGCCAATATCCTGGGTTTGAACCTTGCCCGCCTGACCGGCATTGAGCCGACCAAACGCGCTCCGAAGGTGGCCTGA
- a CDS encoding enoyl-CoA hydratase-related protein: MELNLPESVVYEKRGPIAIITMNRPDAMNSLTKEMLIGLEAAFDDFEADPALRVAIFTGAGDRSFCTGLDMKAALPALNDGDALGYEDPAKRPFQRNFKPIITAVNGMCVAGGLEFMLGTDIRIAVDTAKFGLAEVRWAVVPAGGSHIRLPQQIPWAIAMELLLTGNTIDAQRAYEVGLINKVVPADRLMDEALAYAHRICENGPLAVRTAKEIALRALNNEPAFVLEKTMSARVFASEDAQEGPRAFAEKRRPQYTGR; encoded by the coding sequence ATGGAACTGAATCTGCCCGAAAGTGTGGTCTACGAGAAGCGTGGCCCGATCGCGATCATCACGATGAATCGCCCGGACGCGATGAACTCGCTGACCAAGGAGATGCTGATCGGACTGGAGGCGGCCTTCGACGACTTCGAAGCCGACCCGGCGCTGCGCGTCGCGATCTTCACCGGGGCCGGGGACAGGTCCTTCTGTACCGGCCTGGACATGAAGGCGGCGCTGCCCGCGCTCAACGATGGCGATGCGCTCGGCTACGAGGACCCGGCCAAGCGCCCCTTTCAGCGCAACTTCAAGCCGATCATCACCGCGGTGAACGGCATGTGCGTGGCGGGCGGACTGGAGTTCATGCTCGGCACCGACATCCGCATCGCGGTCGACACGGCCAAGTTCGGCCTCGCCGAGGTCCGCTGGGCCGTCGTGCCCGCAGGCGGGTCGCACATCCGCCTGCCGCAGCAGATCCCGTGGGCGATCGCGATGGAGCTGCTGCTCACCGGCAACACGATCGACGCCCAACGCGCCTACGAGGTCGGCCTGATCAACAAGGTCGTTCCCGCCGACCGGCTCATGGACGAGGCCCTCGCCTATGCGCACCGGATCTGCGAGAACGGGCCGCTGGCGGTGCGCACCGCCAAGGAGATCGCGCTACGCGCGCTCAACAACGAACCGGCCTTCGTGCTCGAGAAGACGATGTCCGCACGCGTGTTCGCATCCGAGGACGCGCAGGAAGGCCCGCGCGCCTTCGCCGAGAAGCGCAGACCCCAGTACACGGGCCGCTGA
- a CDS encoding OB-fold domain-containing protein has product MNAASADYGKPLPARTGLTGEFYRWCALGELRFQCCEDCGRHRHVPRELCAHCGSPNWVWARSSGRGKVFSWTEVVRPLHPAFAADAPYAPVIVELDEGVRLLTRVIDCAPAALEIGMPVELAMTQVSDDVWLPCFRRSGD; this is encoded by the coding sequence ATGAACGCAGCAAGCGCCGACTACGGCAAACCGCTTCCAGCCCGGACCGGCCTCACGGGGGAGTTCTATCGCTGGTGCGCCCTTGGAGAGCTGCGCTTCCAGTGCTGCGAGGACTGCGGGCGCCACCGCCACGTGCCACGCGAACTGTGCGCGCACTGCGGTTCACCCAATTGGGTGTGGGCCCGTTCGAGCGGACGTGGCAAGGTGTTCTCATGGACAGAGGTGGTGCGTCCCCTGCACCCGGCATTCGCCGCCGATGCGCCGTATGCGCCGGTGATCGTCGAACTCGACGAGGGCGTGCGCCTGCTCACGCGGGTGATCGACTGCGCGCCAGCGGCGCTGGAGATCGGCATGCCGGTGGAGCTTGCCATGACACAGGTGAGTGATGACGTCTGGTTGCCTTGCTTCAGGCGATCCGGGGATTGA